One region of Ktedonobacterales bacterium genomic DNA includes:
- a CDS encoding VOC family protein, producing the protein MGNIQAQGVHHITFVGSNRQATIDFYQGVLGMPLVMAQPNLDVPDEEHLYFDTGDGRLITFFVRPSRVNDPAPNPEGIGNLHHLAFTVSRAVYTQVAGRLNERGIWNTGEIDRGFMHSIYFRDPNGQLLEMACYKFVPPEGCTVADVLNTAHRIRVAAGAYNIEDSHLADAITELTQRRAPSLTGVAAEV; encoded by the coding sequence ATGGGCAACATCCAAGCGCAAGGCGTTCATCACATTACCTTCGTTGGCTCGAACCGGCAGGCCACGATTGACTTTTACCAGGGCGTGCTGGGAATGCCGCTGGTGATGGCCCAGCCGAATCTGGATGTGCCGGACGAAGAGCACCTGTATTTCGATACAGGCGACGGGCGGCTGATTACGTTCTTTGTGCGCCCATCGCGTGTCAATGATCCCGCGCCAAACCCGGAAGGAATTGGGAACCTGCATCACCTGGCTTTTACGGTTTCGCGGGCAGTCTATACCCAGGTGGCTGGGCGGCTCAACGAGCGCGGCATTTGGAACACGGGAGAGATTGATCGCGGCTTTATGCATTCGATCTACTTCCGCGATCCCAACGGGCAACTACTCGAAATGGCCTGTTACAAGTTTGTGCCGCCGGAGGGCTGTACCGTTGCCGATGTTCTCAACACGGCGCATCGTATCCGCGTGGCGGCTGGCGCGTACAACATCGAGGATAGCCACCTGGCCGACGCGATTACCGAGTTGACCCAACGCAGAGCGCCCTCTCTGACGGGAGTGGCAGCAGAGGTATAG
- a CDS encoding phospholipase: protein MSDLTPEITGPHRGQPILAAGAALVEARLAMILAHGRGASAADILEVAAELARPDVAYLAPQAAGNTWYPNRFTEPFASNEPWLSSALAFLAHALAQVSGAGIPAERTILLGFSQGACLTLEFVARHARHYGGIVGLSGGLIGPDDAPRAYPGALAGTPVFLGCSDVDPHIPKARVELTADVLQRLGGQVTMRLYPGMGHLVSQDEIAFVQGMIAALLGEGPRG from the coding sequence ATGAGTGATTTGACTCCTGAGATTACCGGCCCGCATCGCGGCCAACCGATTCTGGCCGCTGGCGCGGCGCTCGTAGAGGCGCGGCTGGCGATGATACTGGCACATGGGCGCGGGGCGTCTGCTGCTGATATTCTAGAAGTGGCTGCCGAACTGGCCCGGCCTGACGTTGCCTATCTGGCTCCGCAGGCTGCGGGGAATACATGGTATCCCAATCGCTTCACGGAACCGTTTGCCAGCAATGAACCCTGGCTCTCTTCTGCTCTGGCGTTTCTGGCCCACGCGCTGGCTCAGGTGTCGGGGGCAGGCATCCCTGCCGAGCGCACGATCCTGCTGGGGTTTTCGCAGGGCGCGTGCCTGACGCTGGAGTTTGTGGCGCGGCATGCCCGGCACTATGGTGGAATTGTAGGCTTGAGCGGCGGGCTGATTGGCCCAGACGATGCCCCGCGCGCGTATCCGGGGGCGCTGGCGGGTACGCCGGTCTTTCTGGGGTGCAGCGATGTTGACCCGCACATCCCCAAAGCGCGCGTAGAGCTTACGGCTGACGTGCTGCAACGCCTGGGCGGTCAGGTGACGATGCGTCTCTATCCAGGCATGGGCCATCTGGTCAGCCAGGATGAGATTGCCTTCGTTCAGGGAATGATAGCGGCGCTGCTCGGCGAAGGGCCGCGAGGCTGA
- a CDS encoding BadF/BadG/BcrA/BcrD ATPase family protein, translated as MQCVLGVDGGNTKTLALVVALDGTILGVGRGGCGDIYNAPVTPESGDSAAAAVANIEHAVTSALSIAHVEASDLVAGVFNMAGADWPEDFALLRAALEARGFGRTIIVQNDALGVLHAGVSSAVGVSLICGTGAAVGARAPDGRTWHTSHWQDDTQGSHQLARSTLVAVYRSELGIEPPTTLTARALDLFHLDSVEALLHLFTGRERQAPDHMSRLTPILLDEAQAGDLVARRIVQEHGRALGEYVLAAARRVGIEGTAFPLVLAGGVFHHPASVLPDAVLERVRQTAPFARLAPCRFEPVIGVVFAALEAAGARVDEVLIERLLPTMPPTSFFTTDPDDTPHPAALQADGVLFNPNDF; from the coding sequence ATGCAATGCGTGCTGGGTGTTGATGGCGGCAATACCAAGACTCTGGCGCTGGTGGTGGCCCTGGACGGAACGATTCTGGGGGTTGGGCGCGGGGGCTGTGGAGACATCTATAACGCTCCAGTGACGCCAGAGTCTGGCGACTCTGCCGCTGCGGCGGTTGCCAATATCGAGCACGCGGTGACGAGCGCGTTGAGCATAGCGCATGTCGAGGCGTCTGATCTGGTGGCGGGTGTGTTCAACATGGCTGGCGCTGACTGGCCGGAAGATTTCGCGCTGCTGCGTGCTGCGCTAGAAGCGCGCGGTTTCGGACGCACGATCATCGTGCAGAATGATGCGCTGGGCGTCTTACACGCGGGTGTCTCTAGCGCGGTCGGTGTCTCGTTGATCTGTGGCACTGGCGCGGCGGTCGGCGCTCGCGCGCCCGATGGCCGCACCTGGCATACCAGCCACTGGCAGGATGATACCCAGGGCAGTCATCAACTCGCGCGGAGTACCCTGGTGGCGGTCTATCGCTCGGAGTTGGGCATTGAACCCCCGACGACGCTCACCGCGCGTGCGCTGGACTTGTTTCACCTTGATTCCGTCGAGGCGCTGCTGCATCTGTTTACGGGCCGCGAGCGTCAGGCTCCCGATCATATGAGTCGCCTGACACCTATCCTGCTGGATGAAGCGCAAGCCGGTGATCTCGTGGCGCGGCGTATCGTGCAGGAGCATGGGCGGGCGCTGGGTGAGTATGTGCTGGCGGCGGCGCGGCGCGTTGGCATAGAAGGGACAGCGTTCCCCCTGGTTCTGGCTGGTGGTGTCTTTCACCATCCCGCGTCTGTCCTGCCAGATGCGGTTCTGGAACGGGTTCGGCAGACAGCGCCCTTTGCGCGCCTGGCGCCCTGCCGCTTCGAGCCGGTAATTGGGGTGGTCTTTGCGGCGCTCGAAGCGGCAGGGGCGCGGGTGGATGAAGTGCTGATAGAGCGCCTGCTCCCGACCATGCCGCCCACGTCATTTTTTACGACTGACCCTGATGATACGCCTCATCCGGCGGCACTGCAAGCGGATGGTGTGTTGTTTAACCCCAACGATTTCTGA
- the fgd gene encoding glucose-6-phosphate dehydrogenase (coenzyme-F420), which produces MSNHPLKLGYKASAEQFGPRQLLDFSIQAEQLGFDSVWISDHFQPWRHTDGHAPFALSWLGALGQRTERILMGTSVLTPTFRYPPAIIAQAFGTLGVLTPGRVILGVGTGESLNEIAVTAAEWPPAKERLDRLREAVALIRRLWTDEFVSFEGTYYRTRNATIYDRPDQSIPIYISAGGPVAARFAGRAGDGFICTSGKGDALYRDQLLPGLEEGAKAAGRDPAAIERTIEVKVSYDTDRERAMADTRIWAALALPAEDKVAIHDPREMEQKAASVADQAHRRWLVSNDPDEHIEQIRPYIELGFTHLIFHAPGDDQSRFLQLYAKDILPRLRNRWG; this is translated from the coding sequence ATGAGCAACCACCCCTTGAAGTTGGGGTATAAGGCTTCGGCAGAGCAGTTTGGGCCACGCCAGCTTCTCGACTTCTCCATTCAGGCCGAGCAGCTTGGCTTCGATAGCGTCTGGATCAGCGACCATTTCCAGCCCTGGCGACACACCGATGGACACGCGCCCTTTGCGCTCTCCTGGCTGGGGGCCTTGGGACAGCGCACCGAGCGCATTTTGATGGGGACGAGCGTGCTGACGCCCACCTTCCGCTATCCGCCAGCCATCATCGCGCAGGCGTTTGGGACATTGGGCGTACTCACCCCTGGGAGAGTGATCCTGGGCGTGGGGACCGGCGAATCGCTCAATGAGATTGCCGTCACAGCCGCCGAGTGGCCGCCAGCGAAAGAACGGTTAGATCGCCTGCGCGAAGCGGTTGCGTTGATTCGGCGGCTCTGGACTGACGAATTTGTGAGCTTCGAGGGAACCTATTATCGAACGCGCAATGCCACTATTTATGATCGCCCCGACCAGTCCATCCCCATCTACATCAGCGCGGGCGGCCCTGTCGCCGCCAGGTTCGCGGGCCGCGCTGGCGACGGGTTTATCTGCACCTCTGGAAAAGGCGATGCCCTCTATCGCGATCAACTCCTGCCAGGGCTGGAGGAAGGGGCGAAAGCAGCAGGGCGCGATCCAGCCGCCATTGAGCGCACCATTGAGGTTAAAGTCTCTTATGATACAGACCGCGAACGAGCGATGGCCGATACGCGCATCTGGGCCGCGCTGGCGCTTCCCGCAGAAGACAAGGTGGCTATTCACGACCCACGCGAGATGGAGCAAAAAGCCGCCAGCGTTGCCGACCAGGCGCATCGCCGCTGGCTCGTCTCGAACGACCCCGATGAGCATATCGAACAGATTCGTCCCTATATCGAACTGGGCTTCACCCATCTGATCTTCCATGCCCCAGGAGACGACCAATCCCGCTTCCTACAACTCTACGCGAAAGACATCTTACCCCGGCTCAGAAATCGTTGGGGTTAA
- a CDS encoding iron-containing alcohol dehydrogenase, with protein sequence MQEFHYTSYAQEIIFGAGALAQLGQTVDRFHWQRLMLCSTGSLRRSGQLAEVQRALAGRLVATYEPIQPHVPDFQVAEALALAETNRIDAVIGFGGGSAIGMAKAVSQALEERRGGQPESHASSIQQPSAPVIAIPTTYAGSEMTPVYGVTRQVGGESRKITVTDARVTPRLTLYDPLLTLSLSPELTASTGINALAHCIEALYSITRNPLSTAAALQGIRLITSALPRCYAVGDDTEARTEMFNGSFLAAMALAHVTMALHHGLCHVLGGTVGVPHGVANGIILPHAMRFNLDATAPQLAQAAEAMGIAIAGRSAEAAAEDAIQHISRLIGQMNLPRRLRDANVQEADLPRLAQIAFQSRTVQSNPKPVADVAQLEAIYRAAW encoded by the coding sequence ATGCAGGAGTTTCACTACACCAGCTATGCCCAGGAAATTATCTTTGGCGCTGGCGCGCTGGCTCAGCTAGGTCAGACGGTGGATCGCTTTCACTGGCAGCGGCTGATGCTCTGCTCTACGGGTTCACTGCGGCGCAGCGGCCAGCTTGCCGAAGTTCAGCGCGCTCTGGCTGGGCGGTTAGTGGCGACTTACGAACCTATCCAGCCGCATGTCCCTGATTTCCAGGTGGCTGAGGCGCTGGCGCTGGCTGAGACAAACAGGATTGATGCCGTTATTGGGTTTGGCGGCGGCAGCGCGATTGGCATGGCGAAAGCCGTCAGCCAGGCATTGGAGGAAAGGCGCGGCGGGCAGCCCGAAAGCCACGCCTCTTCTATACAGCAGCCGTCGGCGCCGGTCATTGCCATTCCGACGACCTATGCCGGATCAGAGATGACGCCGGTTTATGGCGTCACGCGCCAGGTTGGAGGGGAGTCGCGCAAAATCACCGTCACTGATGCGCGCGTAACGCCCAGGCTCACTCTCTATGATCCGCTGCTGACGCTGAGCCTTTCGCCGGAGTTGACCGCTTCAACGGGCATTAACGCGCTGGCGCACTGCATCGAGGCGCTCTATTCAATCACCCGTAACCCGCTCTCGACGGCTGCGGCGCTCCAGGGGATACGCTTGATTACCTCTGCGCTGCCTCGCTGCTATGCGGTTGGCGATGATACAGAGGCGCGTACCGAGATGTTCAACGGCTCGTTTCTTGCGGCAATGGCTCTGGCGCACGTGACGATGGCGCTGCATCATGGCCTCTGCCATGTGCTGGGAGGGACGGTTGGTGTGCCGCATGGGGTGGCAAACGGGATCATCTTGCCCCACGCGATGCGCTTCAATCTGGATGCGACGGCCCCCCAACTGGCTCAAGCGGCTGAGGCAATGGGTATTGCAATCGCTGGCCGCAGCGCCGAAGCCGCTGCTGAGGATGCCATACAGCATATCTCGCGCCTGATTGGTCAGATGAATCTGCCCCGGCGATTGCGCGATGCCAATGTTCAGGAAGCCGACCTGCCGCGCCTGGCGCAGATAGCGTTCCAAAGCCGAACAGTCCAGAGCAATCCGAAACCAGTGGCCGACGTGGCGCAGCTTGAGGCTATCTATCGCGCCGCGTGGTAA
- a CDS encoding ABC transporter ATP-binding protein, giving the protein MTIAQPDVLSASSPVLEARNLRKYFPLRQVRLFSGQNVVHAVENTSLALYPGRALALVGESGSGKSTIARLLARLYEPTSGIMTFRGEPVKPGKGAALRAYRRHVQMVFQDPFSSLNPVHSVRYHLSRPLRLHKLARSKQEETEQILALLNRVSLSPAEQFIQKYPHQLSGGQRQRVAIAHALAARPEVLLADEPVSMLDVSIRLDILNLMLRLKDEEQLALLFITHDIASARYFAEDTLVMYAGQTVEGGPSEEVIQRPKHPYTQLLLSAAPDPDSLQSDGKVKSLPARGEIPSLINPPSGCRFHPRCPFAMPVCRERFPERTLFEDGHWTHCFLYGDGGAAAVLQKAQNNMATSSDASTHI; this is encoded by the coding sequence ATGACGATTGCTCAGCCAGACGTGCTTTCCGCTTCGTCGCCAGTATTGGAAGCCCGAAACTTACGTAAATATTTCCCTTTGCGGCAGGTCAGGCTTTTTAGTGGACAGAACGTCGTGCATGCTGTCGAGAATACCTCGTTGGCGCTGTATCCGGGCCGCGCGCTGGCGCTGGTGGGGGAAAGCGGCAGTGGCAAAAGCACGATTGCTCGCCTGCTCGCGCGGCTCTATGAACCGACCTCTGGCATCATGACCTTTCGAGGGGAACCTGTGAAACCTGGGAAGGGCGCTGCCCTGCGCGCCTATCGGCGCCATGTGCAGATGGTCTTTCAGGATCCCTTTTCATCGCTCAATCCGGTGCATAGTGTGCGCTATCACCTGTCGCGCCCGCTGCGGCTGCACAAGCTCGCGCGCAGCAAACAGGAGGAGACCGAGCAGATTCTGGCGCTGCTTAATCGGGTAAGCCTCAGCCCTGCCGAACAATTTATTCAGAAATATCCGCACCAGCTCAGCGGAGGCCAGCGCCAGCGTGTAGCTATCGCTCACGCGCTGGCGGCGCGGCCAGAGGTGTTGCTTGCTGACGAGCCGGTTTCGATGCTGGATGTCTCTATCCGCCTGGACATCCTGAACCTGATGCTGCGCCTGAAAGATGAGGAGCAGCTTGCTTTGCTCTTCATCACGCATGATATTGCCAGCGCCCGCTATTTTGCTGAAGATACGCTGGTCATGTATGCCGGGCAGACGGTGGAGGGAGGGCCGAGCGAAGAAGTGATTCAGCGGCCAAAGCACCCCTATACGCAACTCCTGCTCTCCGCTGCGCCAGACCCCGATAGTCTGCAATCGGATGGCAAGGTGAAGTCGCTGCCTGCGCGCGGCGAGATTCCCAGCCTCATCAACCCACCCAGCGGCTGCCGCTTTCATCCACGCTGCCCCTTTGCCATGCCAGTCTGCCGCGAACGCTTTCCTGAACGTACCCTCTTCGAGGACGGACACTGGACGCATTGCTTTCTCTATGGCGATGGAGGAGCAGCGGCTGTGCTCCAGAAGGCACAGAATAACATGGCAACGAGTAGCGATGCTTCAACCCATATTTAG
- a CDS encoding maleylpyruvate isomerase N-terminal domain-containing protein has translation MTVNPMDFGGKDTVLDVVRTERAKFFRILDDSRNWQVQTRCDDWEVRDIAGHMIDVTEGYLSRWEMARKGEEAGALGLVVMGEKLNEAAQKFRSLPREEVISRLKDDSNKMLTIFDSLSADEWSGFMVTHPYMGPLPTFFYPAFHVMDYGVHTWDMNWGLGEKTAKMDERSAGVLVPYMFILMQYTVDQESARGLDTEFGIKVDGEWGGEWRVTVKDGTYTATPAENLDGVAALFHFRDASDFVLTSFQRFPGGETSGDPQVIDRIRHLFFRI, from the coding sequence ATGACAGTCAATCCAATGGATTTCGGTGGCAAGGATACGGTACTTGATGTGGTTCGCACTGAGCGAGCCAAGTTCTTCAGGATTCTGGATGACTCCAGGAACTGGCAGGTGCAGACGCGCTGCGATGATTGGGAAGTACGCGACATCGCCGGGCACATGATTGATGTGACTGAAGGCTATCTTTCGCGTTGGGAGATGGCGCGCAAAGGCGAAGAGGCCGGGGCGCTGGGCCTGGTGGTCATGGGCGAGAAGCTCAATGAGGCGGCTCAGAAGTTCCGCAGCCTGCCGCGTGAAGAGGTGATCTCGCGGCTCAAAGACGATTCCAACAAGATGCTTACCATTTTTGATTCGCTCTCCGCCGACGAGTGGAGCGGCTTCATGGTCACGCACCCCTATATGGGGCCGCTGCCAACGTTTTTCTATCCTGCCTTCCATGTGATGGACTATGGCGTCCATACCTGGGATATGAACTGGGGCCTGGGCGAGAAGACTGCCAAAATGGACGAGCGGTCAGCGGGCGTCCTTGTGCCCTATATGTTCATCCTCATGCAGTACACGGTAGATCAGGAATCTGCCAGGGGGCTGGATACCGAGTTTGGCATTAAGGTGGATGGTGAATGGGGCGGCGAGTGGCGCGTGACGGTGAAAGATGGTACGTATACGGCTACGCCTGCCGAGAACCTGGATGGGGTGGCGGCGCTGTTCCACTTCAGGGACGCTTCGGATTTTGTGCTGACCTCGTTCCAGCGTTTCCCCGGCGGGGAGACAAGCGGCGACCCGCAGGTGATTGACCGGATTCGCCACCTCTTTTTCAGGATATAA
- a CDS encoding AAA family ATPase — translation MADGLTPIAIRLLGAAHIEIAGAPLALHHQKARALLCYLAATGHAHTRDHLAALLWSDSLEKNARHSLRSSLYHLRQALQANGADAALVGDGELVSLQLAEDACDAVRFRRLIANGAEGALDQAFTLYHGPFLQGFTLDDAPLFEEWMRFEQAELRQSYLDALNRRAAEAEASQAWDAAIGYLQRIVQLEPLAEEAQQRLIGCYLRARAVGPALRQYRQFEMELRQELGLAPSAETQALIREALTSRLRVPSPAGTPARLTSSRPQALPLIGRDALLKTLLTLGQGPAAGRGAAVLIQGEAGSGKSRLLDELVSRLSEETPRWIILQGSCSPFDDLLSYGPILEAFQSAELGDLTDLLADAGGPASDNQERFFWRLMQAMRMLARDGPLLLALDDLHWANSSTLHLFSLLATRLRSLPVLLVGTVQRAEAIPALQRLVLSRSHQGDLHLLSLPPLALEAVTALLQSSGISPMSVAPVAEWLHVRSGGSPFVLLEILAQLRAEAVLTPVGDGWQLDMSRWLRWRTTSALPDTIHDLLAWRLANLSDEARHVLDVLAVADAPLPFELLCEFLGVQPDQLLAILDDLLARQLVIETSSDTFALPHHLLRETVAARLSHLRRRRIHRRLAEMLEACPALQQHFPLRQTALHAVLGEDVDRARRYGLRVLAELPREYDGAEALDFLRHLHDLLAPMATAEEMLQLSATLGLLHQGLGQLDLAAYWHQQRLEWSRKTADVAAQASAHLEMAELALVTTDYQGAIAAAEAGLLACAALQEGEQTGLVERGHRLLGAALAMEGSDLPAAERHLQEAVNAHKLANTSEELYATLFELGNVAAQRGELARAVDLYTEAANHAASSRAHYFQALAYNNLAYHSLLLGQPEAARRALAQGQQLAEAHELLGALLHLLSTQGEIHLYLGEWAAATECFQRGLMLAEDLGHLERQAGYRAGLALAARGQNDLERARTLLEEALALITDKGYWHLRTRLLLWLAETLLLDDRLDEAEPHLDAALETCRAQGRVLLCMQAERLCARALAARRVWSDADTLFAGLMERADKLSLPLERARTQAAWGEALLFAGSSAQEGRILLGEARKTLEAHQARAELAALRLYQA, via the coding sequence ATGGCTGATGGCCTCACTCCCATTGCAATTCGTTTGTTGGGGGCAGCGCATATCGAGATCGCGGGCGCGCCCCTGGCCCTGCATCACCAGAAAGCGCGGGCGCTGCTGTGCTATCTGGCGGCTACTGGGCATGCCCACACGCGCGATCACCTTGCCGCGCTGCTCTGGAGCGATTCGCTGGAAAAGAATGCGCGCCACTCGCTGCGCTCCAGCCTCTACCATCTGCGCCAGGCACTCCAGGCCAACGGCGCGGATGCCGCGCTAGTTGGGGATGGGGAACTGGTCTCGCTCCAGCTTGCTGAGGACGCCTGTGATGCGGTTCGGTTTCGCCGATTGATCGCCAATGGCGCTGAGGGCGCGCTGGACCAGGCATTCACGCTCTATCACGGCCCCTTCTTGCAAGGCTTTACGCTCGATGATGCCCCGCTGTTTGAGGAATGGATGCGCTTCGAGCAGGCTGAACTGCGCCAGAGCTATCTTGATGCGCTCAATCGCCGGGCTGCTGAGGCGGAGGCCAGCCAGGCATGGGATGCAGCCATCGGCTATCTCCAGCGGATCGTGCAGCTAGAGCCTCTGGCGGAAGAGGCGCAGCAGCGGTTGATTGGCTGCTATCTGCGCGCGCGGGCTGTTGGCCCGGCCCTGCGTCAGTATCGCCAGTTCGAGATGGAACTGAGGCAAGAATTGGGGTTGGCGCCGTCCGCTGAAACGCAGGCGCTCATCCGTGAAGCCTTGACATCGCGCCTGCGAGTGCCGTCGCCTGCTGGAACACCTGCGCGGTTGACCAGCAGCCGCCCGCAGGCGCTCCCGCTGATTGGCCGCGATGCGCTCCTTAAGACACTGCTGACGCTCGGCCAGGGTCCGGCTGCTGGCCGGGGCGCTGCTGTCTTGATTCAAGGCGAGGCTGGCAGTGGCAAGAGCCGCTTGCTGGATGAATTGGTGAGCAGGCTGTCGGAAGAAACGCCGCGCTGGATCATCTTGCAAGGCTCCTGTTCACCGTTCGATGATTTGCTCTCCTATGGGCCGATTCTCGAAGCCTTTCAGAGCGCCGAACTAGGCGATTTGACCGATCTCCTGGCCGACGCTGGCGGTCCGGCCTCCGATAATCAGGAGCGTTTCTTCTGGCGGCTGATGCAGGCGATGCGCATGCTCGCCCGCGATGGGCCGCTGCTGCTGGCTCTTGATGATCTGCATTGGGCCAACAGCTCAACGCTGCATCTGTTCAGCCTGCTCGCCACGCGGCTGCGCAGCCTGCCAGTGCTGCTGGTCGGGACGGTTCAGCGCGCTGAGGCAATTCCCGCGTTGCAGCGATTGGTCCTGTCACGGAGCCATCAGGGCGACCTGCACCTCTTGTCGCTGCCACCCCTCGCGCTCGAAGCGGTGACGGCGCTCCTTCAGTCATCGGGCATCAGCCCCATGTCTGTGGCGCCCGTCGCGGAATGGCTGCATGTGCGTTCAGGGGGCAGCCCCTTTGTCTTGCTGGAAATCCTGGCTCAGTTGCGCGCTGAAGCGGTGCTTACGCCGGTAGGCGATGGCTGGCAGTTGGATATGAGCCGCTGGCTGCGTTGGCGCACGACCAGCGCCCTACCCGATACGATTCATGACCTGCTGGCCTGGCGGCTTGCCAACCTTTCGGATGAAGCGCGCCATGTGTTGGACGTGCTGGCGGTGGCCGACGCGCCGCTGCCGTTCGAGTTGCTGTGCGAGTTCCTGGGCGTCCAGCCCGATCAACTGCTGGCGATTCTGGATGATCTGCTGGCGCGGCAGTTGGTAATTGAGACGAGCAGCGATACCTTCGCTCTGCCCCATCACCTGCTGCGCGAGACGGTTGCCGCTCGCCTGAGCCATCTGCGCCGCAGGAGGATTCACCGTCGGCTGGCCGAGATGCTGGAAGCCTGCCCGGCGCTTCAGCAGCACTTTCCGCTGCGCCAGACAGCCTTGCATGCGGTGCTGGGGGAAGACGTGGACCGCGCTCGGCGGTATGGGCTGCGCGTTCTGGCGGAACTGCCGCGAGAGTACGACGGGGCCGAAGCGTTAGATTTTCTGCGTCACCTGCATGACCTGCTCGCGCCGATGGCTACGGCTGAAGAGATGCTTCAGTTGAGCGCCACGCTGGGGCTGCTGCATCAAGGGCTGGGTCAGCTTGATCTGGCGGCGTACTGGCATCAACAGCGCCTGGAGTGGTCCCGCAAAACCGCAGACGTGGCGGCTCAGGCAAGCGCCCACCTGGAGATGGCTGAACTTGCGCTCGTTACCACCGATTACCAGGGTGCCATTGCGGCGGCTGAGGCTGGTCTGCTCGCCTGCGCGGCGCTTCAGGAGGGCGAGCAAACGGGCCTGGTGGAGCGAGGCCACCGGCTGCTTGGCGCGGCCCTGGCGATGGAGGGGAGCGATCTGCCTGCCGCTGAACGCCATCTTCAGGAAGCTGTCAATGCTCACAAGCTCGCCAATACTTCCGAAGAACTCTACGCCACCCTCTTTGAGCTTGGGAATGTCGCCGCGCAGCGTGGCGAACTCGCACGCGCTGTAGACCTGTACACGGAAGCGGCAAATCATGCCGCGTCGTCGCGCGCGCACTATTTCCAGGCGCTTGCCTATAATAACCTTGCTTATCACAGTCTCTTGCTGGGGCAGCCTGAAGCTGCCCGGCGGGCACTGGCGCAGGGACAGCAGTTGGCCGAGGCTCACGAATTGCTTGGCGCTCTCCTCCATCTTTTAAGCACGCAGGGCGAGATTCACCTGTATCTGGGCGAGTGGGCGGCGGCAACAGAGTGCTTCCAGCGCGGCCTCATGCTTGCTGAAGACCTGGGCCATCTTGAACGGCAGGCTGGGTATCGGGCAGGTCTGGCACTGGCGGCGCGCGGCCAGAACGACCTTGAGCGTGCGAGGACGCTGCTGGAGGAGGCGCTGGCGCTTATCACCGACAAGGGCTACTGGCATTTACGCACGCGCTTGCTGCTCTGGCTTGCCGAGACGCTGCTGCTGGATGATCGTCTGGACGAGGCTGAGCCGCATCTGGATGCGGCGTTGGAGACGTGCCGCGCTCAGGGGCGCGTGCTGTTGTGCATGCAGGCTGAGCGCCTCTGTGCGCGTGCGCTGGCGGCTCGCCGTGTCTGGTCGGATGCCGATACGCTTTTTGCCGGGCTGATGGAGCGTGCAGACAAGCTCAGCCTTCCCCTGGAACGAGCGCGCACCCAGGCAGCGTGGGGCGAGGCGCTGCTTTTCGCTGGCTCATCTGCTCAAGAGGGGCGCATTCTGCTTGGCGAAGCGCGCAAAACGCTTGAGGCGCACCAGGCCCGCGCCGAACTGGCTGCGCTGAGATTGTATCAGGCGTGA
- a CDS encoding GNAT family N-acetyltransferase — translation MTPASEFDPQPAGTFWMLNLEEPLPDDLKPRLQARFERVNAEAALALSQAMGLEEPALALERFAAGRRCYVAWVEGTLAAYGWVTFDEEGIGELGLRIRLGPGEAYIWDCATLLAYRGQRLYPALLVYISSELRAQGFRLALIGADSDNVASQKGMILAGFQPVADMFRMPGQPNHRLCLRGRPGAPEQLVSHIRQALSGDEVG, via the coding sequence ATGACGCCTGCCTCCGAGTTCGACCCGCAGCCTGCTGGCACGTTCTGGATGCTGAATCTGGAGGAGCCTTTGCCAGATGACCTCAAACCGCGCCTCCAGGCGCGGTTTGAGCGGGTGAATGCGGAGGCGGCGCTCGCGCTTTCCCAGGCGATGGGGCTGGAAGAGCCAGCCCTGGCGCTTGAGCGTTTCGCGGCGGGGCGGCGCTGCTATGTCGCCTGGGTGGAGGGAACGCTTGCCGCCTATGGCTGGGTGACGTTTGACGAGGAGGGGATTGGAGAGTTGGGCCTGCGTATCCGCCTGGGGCCAGGCGAAGCCTATATTTGGGATTGTGCCACGCTGCTTGCCTATCGCGGGCAGCGCCTTTATCCCGCCTTGCTGGTATATATCAGCAGCGAACTGCGCGCCCAAGGGTTTCGTCTGGCCTTGATTGGCGCGGATAGTGATAATGTTGCCTCACAGAAAGGCATGATCCTGGCAGGTTTCCAGCCGGTAGCTGATATGTTCAGAATGCCTGGTCAGCCGAACCATCGGCTCTGCCTGCGTGGCCGACCGGGCGCTCCTGAGCAACTTGTAAGCCACATTCGCCAGGCGCTTTCTGGCGATGAGGTTGGATGA